In Mauremys reevesii isolate NIE-2019 linkage group 9, ASM1616193v1, whole genome shotgun sequence, the genomic stretch TCAAAAGTGCTgagtttccagcagctcccaaatatgaatttaggagcctaactttaagctcctattttttaaaatcttggcccaggactcagctgaagtcaatggtgttatGCTGGTGTCAGTAAGAAGAGAAGACAAGGTTCAGTAAACCCAATTTATTctaatttaataataatttctAATTTAAATGTAAATCACTGAAATGAGAACTAGGAACATGATATATTTCTAGCATTCAGGATCAGACTTTCAAACTTAGAAGTTTACAATAGCATACATACATTTGCGTGCACTAGCTTAATTATGTGTACACAGATGTATATATACTTAGGTGTGCCtaacttttaaaatccattccTCAGTTTTATCTCTCTTGCACATTCAACTGGATCACATTTTCAAGAAGGACTCTACAGCTGTTTGATCAGAAAAAAAAGTGTATGTACTGGATTTATTAGTTCTGTTAAGTATGGCAATTCCATTAGCTCCATTATGATACAAAATACAGTGCTACAGTATGGTGCACATTTTTGAAAGAAAACCGATCTCTGGAGGTGGACAATCTTCTGGCAGCTTTGGGACCCCATCCAGCGTTCTCAAGCTTGGCAAATTGGAGAACACTCTACAGGAGAAATCAGAGAAAAAATAGTATTTTGAGGCATTTACTTGGATAATTTTTAAGATCAAAAGTAGAGATGGGCCAGAAGCAAACATTGTATCTGAACATACTAGAAATCTGGATTCAGACCCCAAACTGGGGTTTGCCACTTGAGACCAGCTCTGACAAAGGATCTGAATGTTTACTGTGTTATACTGGTTTTAAGCcatcaaagtcagtggagttatacaaGCGCAAAACACCTGTAGCAgaatagagaatcaggcccattgtataACAtagcacaaaggggagggctttGTAGCTTAGTCTAAGCATTAGGTTTGAAATTCCCAGGCACCTAGAAACTAAGAGTTCAAATTGCAAAGTGTTTGACTCAACTTTCATCCTGCTGTGATAAAATCAGTTTTACAAATTTTATGCTTGTGAGCTTCTTTCATTATAAGACAGTAAACACTTGTGTCCTGTCTGCTCTATGGACCTGATCTCAAACCTTCTGATATCAATGCATCAGGCCTTCTGTGGACATTAAAGCTCCCGGTATACTATTTCATAGAAATGGTGTTTCTTCCTAATACCTTTAATTTCTGCCATTAATGTCTACTGCCCTCTGTGCCAGAGGTGACTGTATtccagtgggaggagaagcaatCCTGGCATGTATCTATTTTGGAACGTGCTTTTAAACCCCTTGGCATGAGACACTCTAGTCTATATCAATGTAATAAGGCAGCATTATTAATTAAAGTTAAGTATTGACTTTTCCTCTCTTTTGGTCCTTTTGGATAAATCTTGTGAAAATGAAATAAAGTTTCACGAGATTCCCACTGTCTCATTGTTAGATCTCAGATTTCAGGGTACagtagaatatatatatatatatatatatatatattttcttttttttgaaaaaattagCTTTAAAAAACATCAACATCATCTCCCAAAGAAGAATTCAGAGGGAAAAAGCCTACTGGAAATTCATCCAGGTTCATATCAAGGAGTctcctttcctttctcctttcGAGGGAGAGGGATTTTTGTACTCATGCTGGAGGGATTGGATGCAGGCGAACAGGAAACCTCATGGAGGCTTCGTTCCAGAGAGCAAGCTAATAGATCCTGTGTCTGTAATGGGGACAATGGGGTGACCATATAGCAagaatgaaaaatcaggacagagggtgggggtaatagcagcctatataagaaagagacccaaaaacgggactgtccctataaaattgggacatctggtcaccctagggacaACTGTCCCGCATTAGTTGTTCCCTAGGAACCTCCTGGCAGCACAGGTCTTAGCTCAGTAAGGAGCATATTGCAGAGACTGGCTCAaaaaccccctcccaacccaccTGCCATTTATTCCTGTGAAGGGCTATCAGAGTccttggggagtggggagaatgGATCACAGAGATGTATCTCCAGGGAGTGTAACTTACACCTTCTTCTAACTCTCCCCAGCAGCATTTTACAACAACTCAGACTCCCCCAGATTTACTCCTTTAGACTCACTCCCACTTTCTACCATGTAACTTTAATCACCTGCCGAATTTGGCCCAGTGAGTGTAAGGGAGCCTAAGTCAGTGTAACTCACACAGTGTTGGGATGCAGAAGACAGGAGAGCATCAAGAAAAGCCACTAACAGGGGGGTGCAAGAACTTGTGCCACCTTTCAATTTAGCTTCCATCTTCCAACATCTTCATCCAGCTTCTTGCCACGTAATTCAATTTAGACTTCTAGTATAGTGAGAATTGGCTAAGGCAGCTTGAGTGAAAGGGAGTCTAGCTTACACCTACAGATTGCCTCTGAACTTGGCCCATAGACTTGATTTTAGCTCATGAGCTTGCATTCAAAAATTCATTCTCACTTAGCTGCTGGATTACAGTGTTGTccaagcactttctgaaaattccaCATAGAGTGAAAATCCATAGGAAACTATTCCTCAGGTGGACAATAGTGACACATGTCATCTTGCCAACTGGCTCAAGTTTGCAAAACTTGTTGAACTATCCTGTGATGACAGGAGAATCCAGCAAGAACAAAGCCAGTTTCCTTTACAATCCATGAAAGCTATCGTGTGTCAATAGTGTATTACATTTATGCTTTCATAGGAACAGATATTTTCTCATTGTACATGTTTTTACTGACAATAATGTAGGACTTACAGCTGCCTGTAGTTTTCTTTAAACTCACAGGGGTTCCTCTTGAGTATAAGGGATTCTAGTGGAGTAGATCTCAAGTTTGATATCCCACTTAGTGTCTCAATGTTGTTATCAGCCAGTGACAAGTGACGAATCTGAGGTATCTTTGGCAGCTGTTTGAAGGATGTAAAATGATTTTTACTGACAtttaattctttgcatctgtaAAGTACAAAAATGTATGCCATCATTTATCACATACACAGAAGAATATACATCCTTAATTATTGTGAAAACATATACAGTGCACacacatagggccagatcctcagctggtgtaaatcaagtaGCTTTATTGATTTAAAGAGAAATAGGCCATTTTATACTGGCTGAAGATCTAGTACATTCTTGTTAACTCAATACAATTAATTTTAGGAGGATCTGAACAGATTGTAGCAGGGTTGTGATAATGCCTCTTTCAATGTTAACAGTTTAAATCCAGTCTAGGTCAGCAACCAAAAGGTATTACCATCCGATGGAGGGTCACTGGCCAACATGAACTCACTTTGGTAACCTCAAATCAGTTTCCAGAGGACAGCTGTTCACGTTATAAAAACCACAGGAGCTACAGCTGGCACTTGCTGGGTCATATTCAGTAGAGATGTGTAGGGGGTGTGATCTGGACCTCAGTATGCTAATTTAGACTCCCTTACAGTCAGAAAGGAAAAGCAGAATGTGGGCTTCTTTAACATAGACCTTTTGATACCTTCTTCTGACAATTCAGTGTGTAAATCACACCAACTTAGACAACCTTACAAGTAGGGACAAAGGTTGTAAGTAGGACTAACTAAGGGAACATGACAGAGTTAGCATAAGGTCTAATTTACACCATTGTACACATCCTCTCTGAATGCAACCTCAGCTCTTACTTTGTTAGTAAAGAGACAGATATGCAGACTGAGCTAACTTCTCACCCTTTGACTGTGCCATTCTCTGTTAGGGCTGAGGAACATCAAACAAAGTGTGGGAAAGTTTACAGCCTCTGCTtttacctgttctgtggataaaggaGTTCATCTttcaggggcctgattctgatctcacgcaattttacactgatgtaactctaTTGGGCAATGCTATTTTTTGCCTCAACAATGGCTGCAAATCGGGGCTGAAAATTTAGCTTTACAGCTTTCTTTTACATTTTAGGATGGCGGGACCATTATTTCCCACTCCAACTATTAACACAACCTCAGCTTTCCCTATATCTATATATTTCCACATTAGGAAATAACTGCAGTGGAaactcctggcttctctcctTGAGTCAGGTACCATCATCTCTATGTACATTTCCTCCAACTGACCTGATACAACTTTTCCTCCTAGCAGAAGATATCATTGACTTTGATGAAACTTCTCATGGAGCTATGGTCTTCTCAGTATGAAcaaggtggcagaatctgacccaataATAGCTTTCAATTCTCTTGGATATCATGAACTTAGATTAACTGGATTTTTCAATAGAATTACATTCACATATTATGCTCTGTTAATCactaaaggcctgattctgctcccattgaagtcactggcaaaactccctttgacttctatGATACTGGATAGGACCTGGCAACAGGATTTTTCATCTACCTTGGCAACCTTATGGCACTTAGGTCTGTCAAAGAATTGTCCACCAACCAAAGCCTTTCCACTCGAATTAATCTCCGGAGAATCCTGTTAAAGTTTTCTAGCTGGTAAAGGTCTCCCAAGTCCTGAAATGAAAGGTTCAAATTCTGGGGATGGGAAAAAATGCGAAGAAAATTCTTtagcttatttttttctttttatgtttaGTTATTAAAAAGAGTTAtacctaatttaaaacaaactatGATGCCAAATTTGGCCTAGAACAATAGAAATATGTTGCTAAATTTGTTCGCTCCACCTACCATGCACTGATGTTTTGTTATATGAATAACAAATTACTGGAGGGTAGCGGTAGCCAGAAATGTTACTCTGCATACATCTGTACCCTCATCCTCTCTGACAACCCCCTCCTTTCCCTATGCTCTCCACCAAAGAGTTTCTCCTGAGTCCTTTTGTTCTCTTTCACCTACTTTCACATTTGTATCTACTTCCTCACTCCCTGGTATGCCTGAAACAATCTCCCAATTATTATATGTAAAGCTCCCTCCCAAAATCCATCTATTCTCTGGACTTTCCATTTATAAAGGCCTCTCTTTTCAATGTGCTAGACTGCGCCTTTAGGCAGGGAGAGGTGTGTAAGCTGTAACACCGCAAAAACAGCCCTATAAGGCACTGTGACACAGTGTCACAATTCCTGCTCTGCTACCTCATCGTTATTAGAGAGGTCACAATTGACTGTTGATCCAGACCAGCAGTAAATTAGTACCCTGAGCTGTGCTGGCTCAACTATTCTGCCCAGCAtgcatggaggggtgggggggaatttggATCCACTTTTCACCCATCTGTTCCAAAAAGTGTCTGAGCAGGCaagaagcgacaaagagtcctgtggcaccttatagactaacagacgtattggagcatgagcttttgtgggtgaatacccacttcgtcaggacTCTTTGTCCCTTTTTACATATAATGTAATGTATTATACTGTCCCAGTCAGAGCCCTTAAATTGTTGGCCCAGTTATTTGTTTGGCTCATTGATTATACAGTGCAACATGGAGCTATATCAATAACAATAATTAATCGTAAGATCTTACTGCACAGTTTTCCCAGTTTTCTTGCAGCCTCTGTTGCCATTCCTCTTTTTCTGTTACTTGTTTTCTTGCTTGCAAGGCATCTTCTTCTCCTCTGAAAAACAGCTCTTCTGCTGAAGGCCCTGTTCAGAAAAACAGATATTTTCAATAGCTGATGTGATACGGTGTCTGTAGTTAGTTACTTTTTAAGAGAATATATGTAGTTGGGAAGATATTTGAGTTGCAATAATATACACGGTATTATACCAAAGTAGGTTCCCAGACTCCTGAGCAGTAAATTAGTTTGGAGATTTTCATATATTGTGGGTGCTAATTCAACTCTTTACATTCAATTTACAGTCACTGTGAGTTGGTGGCTTGTTATTAAATGAGATTTCCTGTTCCTTTCAATGCTGAATAAAAGCTTTCATTTAGGTGCCTCACTGTAGACCCCCCCGATTTGAAAATGCaggcatatgtgtgtgtgtgtatatattcatataatataaatataagtAAGATAATGTACTACTGAATTGTTTCTCcatttaggtcccaatcctgtaaacacttaCCTAATTTTAAACAAATGCCTAATTTCATACTCTGGAGTAGTCTCATTTATTTCAGCAAGGCCactcatgcttaaaattaagcatgtgtgttACCATTCTCAGGATTGGGGTTTTACTCTGTCATCTGTTATCTCCAagcattaatttaaaaatatagaaaCTACAGTTTTGACATTTGTTCCTGTTTTTTAACTCTAAATTTTAAACAGCTATTCTctgaatgattaaaaaaaatgaaacttctGCAATGTAgaggtgaagtcaatggcaaaattcccattaacttcagaatggccaggatttcatcctggtATTTAATTCTGTACAGGATAAAATACTTAGGATTTAAAATGAATATGTCTTTTTTTTCAAAGGAACAAATTTTCATCTTTACCTTCTCTCACCCGGGGGCAACGAATCTCATTTCCGCGAACATCATGTTCTTTTAACTCATGCCAAGTGAGATACTTGAAGGAATCTGAGGGAAGCTTAATGGAAGGAtgtaaaataaaagaaacaaagaattaattAATGGTCTTAAACACTGGACAATATCTTCAAATTTATACAAAAATCCGTGGCATTATTCCAGGAGAAAAAATATACACACAATCTTATGTAAGAACAGCCATTCTGGATCAgcccaatggttcatctagcccagtaatctgtcttctaacagtggccaccgccagatgtttcagagtgaatgaacagaacaggacactTTCTAGTGATCtatcccttgtcgtccagtcccaacTCCTGGCacttggaggtttagggacacctggagcctggggttgcatctctgacagTCTTGGCTaacagtcattgatggacctattctcgaTGGACTTATCTAATTATCTTTTTATagatttggccttcacaacatcccatggtaatgagttccacaggttgattgtgcacgGTGTGAAAATGCATgtccttttgttgttttaaacctgctgcctattaatttcttcagggggcctctagttcttgtgttatgtgaagaggtaaataacacttccttattcatgttCTTTATACcattcaagattttatagacctctatcatacccctcCTTAGTTGTCTATTTTCTAAAccgaacagtcccagtctttttaatctctcctccatacccataatcattttggttgccctctctgtactttttgcagttctaatatatctttctaATATATTCTAGGTGAACGTTTACAGGTGAGTTGTGTTACCTTAACAATGACTTGTTAAATGCTTCATAAAAGTCAGTTATGAAATAGCACATGAATGAGAAGAGagtatatatataaacaaaatccAGTTTAGGACACTAGATGGAAGCACGGAAAACCTGCAGCCAGAGTCAGAAATGGAGTCTGGAGCAGAAGCTGTCTGACACATTTTGTCTTCCCACCAAAAACTGTTCTGTGGGCACTCCCGACCAGCAGTCGCAGAGAGGAATTTCAGGGCAAGCCTCAGAGTCAAAATCTGGTCTTCATAGCTATGCCAGTCCATTCCTGGCCCAGCAACTGCACCTATGCACAGCCCCACACATGGATGATGCCTGTATGCTGGCTAGGCACAGAACTACCTGTAATAAGATCTTTGGTAGCATATGGAGTATGCTTTTTTAGCGTGTATGTGTACCCATTTGCAGGTTGCTTATAGTACTTTCCCTAGATTAGCCAAAATTTGGCCCACCAAATCCTATCTGGAGGCTAAATGTGGGCAGAACACATCCATTAGCATGTTGTAGAAAGAGAGTCTATCCATAAAGTTACTTTCCATCAGTGTTTTTTTCTATAAACTCATAACCAGACTGATACACAGAACACTTACTGGTGAAGATATCCCTGAGTCAGTGCTCTGCTGGAGTATTCCTCTGTGTCTTGATAAAACTGGCAAAGTAGTATCTGTATCACTTAGAGCAGAACAGTGAGAGGAATAGGATTTACAGAATCTATGGCTGCTTGTATTCAGACCTGAGGAGCTAAAGAGATAACACTTTAAACCATTAATATGCTCTTGATTTGGTGAATGTGATGCAGGCTGTTTCATGGACAAGGAAAACAAAGCAGCAAGGCTCCTCTTTCATGCATGTTAACTAAATcacaaaatgtaaataaaacCTCATATGTGACAAGATTGTGCCAACATGATCCTCTGGGATATGCAGAGGACTGCTCACCTGAATACTGTTACTCATGCACAGatgtttgcaggatggggccctaACATTGTAAGGACAGGCCTTGTCATATCAGCACTTTGAAAGCCAAACTcacaattgaaatcaatgggaccttGCCTTGTGCCTGTTAATCAATGGCATGATACGGCCTGCAGAGATTAGCTGTATCTGGGGATACACTGTACAGTTTGTATGAAAAACACCCTACTGTTGTGTTCTGAATCTTCTCCTTTTTTTCTCCTAGCAGTAATTTTTAACAATGCCTTAAGGTTCCAGGGAAGAATTTAACTTTGTGTGCAACTTCAAGCACATGTATAGTCCAAATGAATTCCCATACTTATGTGCTTTGCTAGACTAGGGCCCAAGAGAATTTTGAAAGGTacattttatttaacaaaagtgGCATAATTGCTCCAATTGTGCTTCAAAGAAAGTGAACATCTCTAGCCCGGGGCTGCAATTTAGAAATCTACCATGGAACACTTTAGAAAAATCACTTCAACTTAGTAACTGTGTGGATAAAGCATAATCATTTGCTTGTTACTCTACAAGCTCTTCGAACGGTCAAGAAATATCATTAAAACAATTACACAAGGGATCAGAAGTGGAAAATAAAAAGCAGCTTT encodes the following:
- the LOC120372229 gene encoding uncharacterized protein LOC120372229, translated to MQQQDMSKSSSGLNTSSHRFCKSYSSHCSALSDTDTTLPVLSRHRGILQQSTDSGISSPLPSDSFKYLTWHELKEHDVRGNEIRCPRVREGPSAEELFFRGEEDALQARKQVTEKEEWQQRLQENWENCANLNLSFQDLGDLYQLENFNRILRRLIRVERLWLVDNSLTDLSAIRLPRCKELNVSKNHFTSFKQLPKIPQIRHLSLADNNIETLSGISNLRSTPLESLILKRNPCEFKENYRQLVFSNLPSLRTLDGVPKLPEDCPPPEIGFLSKMCTIL